One part of the Bdellovibrio sp. KM01 genome encodes these proteins:
- a CDS encoding NAD-dependent malic enzyme, translated as MDTDNSQKRPVYIPYSGTFLLDISLLNKGSAFSEEERGNLNLHGLLPEHIETIEEQAARAYSQFSLIKNNLDRHVFLRHLQDTNETLFYYLVVRHITEMLPVIYTPVVGEACEHFSEIYRAHRGLFISYSHRDRIDEMLRNVTKQKVKVIVVTDGERILGLGDQGIGGMGIPIGKLSLYTACGGISPAYTLPVVLDVGTNNQTLINDPLYMGWKHPRISGDEYYQFVDEFIEAVKRRWPDVLLQFEDFAQKNASPLLKRYRDEICCFNDDIQGTASVVVGSLIAASRAAGGQLRDQKVVFLGAGSAGCGIAEQIVARMKQEGLSEQEARARVFMVDRYGLLTDKMPNLLEFQAPLVQPTESLQSWGLPEGEISLLETVRHAKPTVLIGASAQPGLFTEEIIRLMHSHCARPIVMPLSNPTSRVEALPEDIIRWTEGAALVATGSPFAPVAFNDKIYPIAQCNNSYIFPGVGLGVIASGARRVTDSMMMAASEALADCSPMAISGEGVLLPELKDISSVSVEIAFRVGKAAQTDGVAVKMTDDELLAAIQHNFWKPEYRIYRHRAAT; from the coding sequence ATGGACACAGACAACTCCCAGAAACGACCGGTTTATATTCCTTATTCAGGAACTTTTCTTTTGGACATTTCTTTACTGAACAAAGGAAGCGCATTTTCTGAAGAAGAAAGAGGTAACCTCAATCTTCATGGACTTTTGCCTGAACACATCGAAACTATTGAAGAGCAGGCAGCTCGTGCTTACAGTCAATTTTCGCTGATCAAAAACAATCTTGATCGCCATGTTTTTCTACGACACTTGCAAGACACTAATGAAACTCTGTTCTATTACTTGGTTGTTAGGCACATCACTGAAATGTTGCCCGTGATTTACACTCCCGTGGTGGGGGAAGCCTGCGAGCACTTTTCAGAAATCTATCGTGCGCACCGCGGTTTATTTATTTCTTACTCACACCGGGATCGTATTGATGAAATGCTTCGCAACGTAACGAAGCAAAAAGTAAAAGTGATCGTGGTCACAGATGGTGAACGAATTTTAGGTCTAGGCGATCAAGGCATCGGCGGAATGGGAATTCCAATTGGAAAGTTATCCCTGTACACGGCGTGCGGCGGAATTAGTCCTGCGTACACTTTGCCTGTGGTTTTAGATGTCGGGACGAACAATCAAACATTAATCAACGATCCACTTTATATGGGTTGGAAACATCCACGTATTTCTGGTGATGAGTATTATCAGTTCGTGGATGAGTTCATTGAAGCCGTCAAACGTCGTTGGCCCGATGTGCTTTTGCAGTTCGAAGATTTCGCGCAGAAAAACGCTTCGCCACTTTTGAAAAGATATCGTGACGAGATTTGCTGCTTTAATGACGACATTCAAGGGACAGCCTCTGTTGTCGTGGGCAGTTTGATTGCTGCCAGTCGCGCAGCCGGTGGTCAACTTCGTGATCAAAAAGTAGTATTCCTGGGTGCCGGTTCCGCGGGATGCGGAATTGCGGAGCAAATCGTGGCACGCATGAAGCAAGAAGGACTTTCTGAACAAGAAGCCCGTGCCCGTGTCTTTATGGTGGATCGTTACGGTCTTTTGACAGACAAAATGCCAAATCTTTTAGAGTTCCAGGCTCCTTTGGTGCAACCAACTGAATCTCTGCAATCCTGGGGGCTTCCTGAGGGCGAGATTTCTTTATTGGAAACTGTACGTCATGCCAAACCGACTGTGTTGATCGGTGCCTCGGCTCAGCCGGGATTATTTACCGAAGAAATCATTCGCTTGATGCACAGTCATTGTGCTCGTCCGATCGTGATGCCTTTGTCGAATCCGACATCTCGTGTGGAGGCTTTGCCAGAAGATATTATTCGTTGGACCGAGGGGGCGGCATTGGTTGCAACCGGCAGTCCTTTTGCGCCAGTGGCTTTTAACGATAAAATCTATCCTATTGCTCAATGTAACAACTCATACATTTTCCCGGGAGTGGGGTTGGGGGTGATCGCTTCGGGGGCTCGTCGTGTGACGGATTCAATGATGATGGCGGCAAGCGAAGCTTTGGCAGATTGCTCTCCGATGGCTATTTCTGGAGAGGGTGTTTTATTGCCTGAACTGAAAGACATTTCTTCTGTTTCAGTTGAGATCGCTTTCCGAGTGGGTAAGGCTGCTCAAACCGATGGCGTTGCCGTTAAAATGACGGATGACGAGCTATTGGCAGCGATCCAGCATAACTTCTGGAAGCCGGAATACCGCATATACCGCCACAGAGCTGCTACTTAA
- a CDS encoding PLP-dependent aspartate aminotransferase family protein, with protein sequence MTKKSARKKLSPRTQAIHGEALSKSWEFSHHLIPPMTASTTFRLGSLTRGAEGFSTFAGPQNSDQPIWIYDRLEEPTTKMLEDQLAILEKGDCAVTFGSGMGAISATLMTLMKTGQKVVSHKTLYGCTYSLITNWLPRFGIEHSLIDVNNFKTLEQELKDPKTRVVYFESVSNPILEVADLEKIAELVKAANKKRKADDRIYTVVDNTFATPWSLRPIEWGIDFVIQSLTKNISGFGTEMGGAVICPKAFDGQLRVARKDFGAIIHPYSAWHILVYGISTQAIRFEQQQATALKVAQFLEKHPKVESVTYPGLKSHPQSKLARKYLVSPENNFAPGTMISFRLKGDMKRCQKFVDDVAQNSYSITLAVSLGLTKTLIEVPGFMTHSAIPENKRGESKIDPRAIRLSIGLESVKDIIGDLEASLKQV encoded by the coding sequence GTGACTAAAAAGTCCGCTCGTAAAAAGTTATCGCCACGCACGCAAGCCATTCATGGTGAGGCACTTTCAAAATCCTGGGAGTTCTCGCATCACTTGATTCCGCCAATGACGGCATCAACAACATTCCGCTTGGGTTCTTTAACTCGTGGTGCAGAAGGCTTTAGCACTTTCGCCGGACCACAAAATTCTGATCAGCCTATTTGGATTTACGATCGCCTGGAAGAGCCAACGACCAAAATGCTTGAAGACCAACTCGCTATTTTAGAAAAAGGTGATTGTGCCGTGACGTTTGGTAGCGGCATGGGCGCGATCTCTGCGACCTTGATGACTTTGATGAAAACGGGTCAGAAAGTGGTTTCTCATAAAACTCTTTATGGTTGCACGTACAGTTTGATCACGAACTGGTTGCCACGTTTTGGTATCGAACATTCCTTGATTGATGTGAATAACTTTAAAACTCTGGAACAAGAACTGAAAGATCCAAAAACGCGCGTGGTGTATTTTGAATCTGTTTCGAATCCTATTCTGGAAGTCGCTGATTTGGAAAAAATTGCGGAGCTGGTGAAAGCTGCCAATAAAAAACGGAAGGCCGACGATCGCATCTACACGGTGGTGGATAATACTTTCGCGACGCCGTGGTCTTTGCGTCCCATCGAATGGGGAATTGATTTCGTTATTCAAAGTTTGACTAAAAATATCTCGGGTTTCGGGACCGAGATGGGTGGGGCCGTGATCTGTCCTAAAGCTTTCGATGGCCAACTGCGTGTGGCTCGTAAAGACTTTGGCGCGATCATTCATCCATACTCTGCTTGGCATATCCTGGTTTACGGGATCTCGACGCAAGCGATTCGCTTTGAACAACAACAGGCGACAGCTTTGAAAGTCGCTCAGTTTCTGGAAAAACATCCAAAAGTTGAGAGCGTGACTTATCCGGGCTTAAAGTCTCATCCACAAAGCAAATTGGCTCGTAAATATCTGGTGTCTCCAGAAAACAACTTTGCTCCGGGCACGATGATCTCCTTTAGACTTAAAGGCGATATGAAGCGTTGTCAGAAGTTTGTCGACGATGTTGCGCAAAATTCTTATTCGATTACTTTGGCGGTTTCCTTGGGGCTTACGAAAACTTTGATCGAAGTTCCCGGATTCATGACTCATTCAGCGATTCCGGAAAACAAGCGTGGAGAAAGTAAAATTGACCCGCGTGCGATCCGCCTCAGTATCGGTCTTGAAAGTGTGAAGGATATTATTGGGGACCTTGAAGCCTCGTTGAAACAAGTCTAA
- a CDS encoding TonB-dependent siderophore receptor: MKIPVLLVSAILGGLSFEARGQESSAAIQLQTVLVNETADTDASVLGFPGFSLQEIPLSASSYDEGELQKNRIHRLSDLTTLDASLTDSYNATGYWDMVSIRGYTLDNRNNFRREGLPINAETSIPLDNKANVQVLKGLSGVQAGISAPGGMINYLVKRPTEKRFINLRSDVSDSGDFLVSADAGGASAENLSYRVNVAQEYLSPHLDNAKGSRTLLAGAVSYRLFNASLLDLELEWSQRSQPSQAGMSLLGASLPAVSDPNINLNNQSWSQPVEFTALTGTLRYSQTFAENLNWVTSLGGQSLLSGDHLAYPFGCTKEGNFDRYCSDGTFDFYDFRSDDEKRDTLALRTSLDGKLQAGALVHSWNLGIMGWKSKERYQKQAYNFVGEGKVDGSAVVPADPSLTDESTNRDSDNLQIFVSDSIQRDKWTGWLGGSWNGIERSTVRTDGSRPTNYYQSFVLPWAALSYQFEQLMAYASYAEGMESFVTPNRNTYTRPGEFLADVKSHQYEIGLRGGRDIRWGSVLFEIHRPVVIDQAPLYQVDGSDVHRGIEVDLLQDLQRWSWNFSSLLLETKREGSAVNPVLNGKKAVNVPEATARLRVQYHLVSVTGMSIGGRMVYEGPRAVLPDNSIMLPGWVRWDAGVSLQKNWGSIPVKAEVLVENLLDRKYWRESPTQYGHVYLYPGAERLFTLSFLAEI; encoded by the coding sequence ATGAAAATACCCGTTCTCTTGGTGTCCGCTATTCTTGGTGGATTAAGTTTTGAAGCCCGCGGGCAGGAATCCTCTGCCGCCATCCAATTACAAACCGTTTTAGTGAATGAGACTGCAGATACAGATGCTTCTGTGCTGGGGTTTCCTGGATTTTCTTTGCAGGAAATTCCACTGTCGGCCTCGAGTTACGATGAGGGTGAGCTTCAAAAAAATCGGATTCATCGTCTTTCGGATTTGACGACTTTAGACGCATCTCTGACGGATAGTTACAATGCCACGGGTTACTGGGACATGGTTTCTATTCGGGGTTACACCCTGGACAATCGCAATAACTTTCGCCGGGAAGGTTTGCCGATCAATGCCGAAACCTCCATCCCTTTGGACAATAAGGCTAACGTGCAAGTATTAAAAGGTCTTTCAGGAGTGCAGGCGGGCATCAGTGCTCCCGGCGGCATGATCAATTATCTGGTCAAGCGTCCCACGGAAAAAAGATTTATCAATCTGCGCTCTGATGTCAGTGATTCTGGAGATTTCCTGGTATCGGCTGATGCGGGCGGGGCGTCTGCAGAGAATTTAAGTTACCGGGTCAATGTCGCGCAGGAGTACCTGTCGCCACATTTAGATAACGCCAAGGGCTCAAGAACGTTGCTTGCCGGGGCGGTCAGCTATCGGCTTTTTAACGCAAGTTTATTGGACCTGGAATTAGAGTGGTCCCAGCGCTCGCAACCCAGTCAGGCCGGGATGAGTTTATTGGGGGCAAGTCTGCCAGCGGTGTCTGATCCAAATATCAACTTGAACAATCAGTCTTGGTCTCAACCGGTGGAGTTTACGGCACTCACAGGGACTTTGCGTTACAGTCAGACTTTCGCTGAAAATTTAAATTGGGTGACATCACTGGGTGGCCAGAGCCTGCTTAGCGGAGATCATTTGGCTTATCCATTCGGTTGCACGAAAGAGGGAAATTTTGATCGCTATTGTTCGGATGGAACTTTTGATTTCTATGACTTTCGCAGTGACGATGAAAAGCGCGATACTCTAGCTCTGCGCACATCCTTGGATGGAAAGCTACAAGCGGGCGCTTTGGTGCACTCTTGGAACTTGGGAATAATGGGATGGAAATCTAAAGAGCGGTATCAAAAACAAGCCTATAATTTTGTGGGCGAGGGGAAAGTTGATGGTTCGGCTGTCGTTCCTGCCGATCCATCCTTGACGGATGAAAGTACGAATCGTGACTCTGATAATCTTCAGATTTTTGTATCTGATTCGATTCAACGGGATAAGTGGACGGGATGGTTAGGGGGCAGTTGGAATGGCATCGAGCGCAGCACTGTGCGCACTGACGGTTCGCGCCCCACAAACTATTATCAAAGTTTTGTCCTGCCGTGGGCGGCCTTGTCTTATCAGTTTGAACAATTGATGGCTTACGCCAGTTATGCCGAAGGTATGGAGTCTTTTGTCACTCCAAACCGAAACACTTATACTCGTCCAGGTGAATTTTTGGCGGATGTGAAATCCCATCAATACGAAATTGGATTGCGCGGGGGACGAGATATTCGCTGGGGTTCGGTGCTATTTGAAATTCATCGGCCCGTCGTGATCGACCAGGCACCACTTTATCAAGTGGATGGAAGTGATGTCCATCGCGGGATTGAGGTGGATTTGCTGCAAGATCTGCAAAGATGGAGCTGGAATTTTAGCAGCCTACTTTTGGAAACGAAGCGCGAAGGCAGCGCTGTGAATCCTGTGCTGAATGGAAAAAAGGCCGTCAATGTTCCAGAGGCAACTGCGCGCCTAAGGGTGCAATATCATCTGGTAAGCGTGACCGGTATGTCCATAGGTGGGCGTATGGTTTATGAGGGTCCTCGAGCCGTCTTGCCCGATAACTCGATCATGTTGCCGGGCTGGGTGCGCTGGGATGCGGGGGTGAGCCTTCAGAAAAATTGGGGATCCATACCGGTGAAGGCGGAAGTCTTGGTCGAGAATTTGCTGGATCGGAAATATTGGAGAGAATCTCCCACGCAGTATGGCCACGTGTATTTGTATCCCGGAGCTGAAAGGCTTTTTACTTTGAGTTTTCTGGCGGAAATCTAA
- a CDS encoding alkyl/aryl-sulfatase translates to MKNFLSSTALSATVFAFTASVASAADLPEGKATETTRRINQSYSKMLDFSNKEDFEFAQKGFIATLDNPMIKDAEGKTVYNLNAFNFVKDTEAPDTANPSLWRQSQLTRIHGLFKVTDKIYQIRGFDISNMTLIEGKSGWIVIDPLISSETAAAGLKLANEKLGKRPVKAVIYTHSHIDHFGGVLGVTSEADIKAKKTQIIAPDGFMEEATSENLYAGNAMGRRAIYMYGRVMTNSPIGNLGTGLGPGTSLGTSNLIPPTKIITKTGEKMNVDGIDIVFQMAPGTEAPSEMLFYFPQMKALCLSEDATSTMHNLYTLRGAKVRSPLVWSTALNTTLDMFGDKTDVSFASHHWPRWGNAKVTEHLTKQRDMYKFINDQTLRLANQGYDAEEIAEKMKLPDTLAKEFYNRGYYGTLSHNVKATFQLYLGFYNGNPATLHRHPRVESSKRYVTAMGGASKVLKMGRESFDKGDYRWTAELVNHLVYAEPGNKEAKKLQAAALEQLGFQAESGPWRDVYLSGAAELRTGDSIATPPLLDPRSLPLAMLIDYTGLRLNPEKTQGKSMKLGLTVSGTKDKQVLELNNSVLHLRKMNSGEKVDASYSMSSADLGSLLGGLTTTEELKRSGRVKYDGQAKAMGDLVAMLDTFDPGFNLVTPVEEKTTKDDRMANVNE, encoded by the coding sequence ATGAAGAATTTTTTGAGCAGCACTGCTCTCAGCGCGACTGTATTCGCTTTCACGGCCTCTGTCGCGTCTGCAGCAGATTTACCTGAAGGAAAAGCTACTGAAACTACTAGAAGAATCAACCAAAGCTATAGTAAGATGTTAGATTTTTCGAATAAAGAAGATTTCGAGTTTGCGCAAAAAGGCTTCATTGCGACACTTGATAATCCAATGATCAAAGATGCCGAAGGCAAAACAGTTTACAATCTGAACGCCTTTAATTTTGTTAAAGACACTGAAGCACCCGACACTGCGAATCCAAGTTTATGGAGACAATCGCAACTCACGCGCATTCATGGATTGTTTAAAGTAACAGACAAAATCTATCAAATCCGCGGCTTTGATATTTCCAACATGACATTGATCGAAGGCAAATCCGGCTGGATTGTTATCGATCCGCTGATCTCTTCTGAAACCGCAGCCGCCGGCTTAAAATTAGCGAACGAAAAACTTGGCAAACGACCCGTCAAAGCGGTGATCTATACCCACAGTCACATCGATCACTTTGGCGGAGTTTTAGGAGTGACTTCGGAAGCAGATATCAAAGCAAAAAAAACTCAAATCATAGCACCTGATGGATTTATGGAGGAAGCGACAAGCGAAAATCTGTATGCAGGAAACGCCATGGGTCGCCGAGCGATCTACATGTACGGCAGAGTCATGACAAACTCTCCGATCGGCAATTTGGGCACCGGGCTGGGGCCTGGTACTTCGTTGGGAACTTCAAATCTCATTCCTCCGACCAAAATAATTACTAAGACCGGCGAAAAAATGAATGTCGACGGCATCGACATTGTCTTCCAAATGGCTCCTGGTACCGAAGCTCCATCCGAAATGCTTTTCTATTTCCCTCAGATGAAAGCATTGTGTCTTTCCGAAGATGCGACCTCGACGATGCACAATCTCTACACGCTTCGTGGTGCAAAGGTACGCAGCCCCCTCGTCTGGTCGACAGCGCTTAATACAACTTTGGACATGTTTGGAGATAAAACTGACGTAAGTTTTGCCTCTCATCACTGGCCAAGATGGGGAAATGCAAAAGTTACGGAGCATCTGACTAAGCAACGCGACATGTACAAATTCATTAATGACCAAACTTTGCGTCTTGCCAATCAAGGTTACGATGCTGAGGAAATAGCGGAAAAAATGAAGCTGCCTGATACTTTGGCCAAAGAATTTTATAATCGCGGCTACTACGGAACTTTAAGTCACAATGTGAAAGCGACTTTTCAATTATATCTAGGATTTTATAACGGAAATCCAGCAACTCTTCACCGACATCCTCGCGTTGAATCCTCCAAACGCTATGTCACCGCAATGGGTGGAGCAAGCAAGGTCCTAAAAATGGGCCGCGAGTCCTTCGACAAGGGCGATTATCGTTGGACCGCTGAATTGGTCAATCATCTGGTTTACGCAGAGCCTGGCAACAAGGAGGCTAAAAAACTGCAAGCCGCGGCTTTGGAACAATTAGGATTTCAAGCCGAAAGCGGCCCATGGCGTGATGTTTATTTATCCGGCGCTGCTGAACTTAGAACCGGTGATAGTATCGCAACACCTCCACTACTGGATCCAAGATCTTTACCTTTGGCGATGCTGATCGACTATACGGGCCTTCGCTTAAATCCAGAAAAAACCCAAGGCAAATCCATGAAACTTGGACTTACTGTAAGTGGAACCAAAGACAAGCAAGTTCTGGAGCTTAACAATTCCGTTTTGCATCTTCGTAAAATGAATAGCGGTGAAAAGGTGGATGCTTCTTACTCGATGAGTTCAGCAGATCTGGGGTCTCTATTGGGTGGGCTCACAACAACGGAGGAATTAAAACGCTCTGGACGAGTTAAGTATGACGGACAAGCCAAGGCCATGGGCGATTTAGTTGCCATGCTCGACACATTTGACCCTGGTTTCAATCTGGTCACCCCCGTCGAAGAAAAAACAACCAAAGACGATCGCATGGCGAACGTAAACGAATAA
- a CDS encoding DEAD/DEAH box helicase, with translation MFLAPLSLQNVAQLRHPSERVPVGEQREFAEGLELIADNGFDGYEMHQSPSGSMQLKIFMDDKKDAGRCTVKVLQDETSGVLDFRCDQCGTRGDTKITCSHQFAAYVILWQALTLEEDAPADPRIEKLAEDLRGPSQRSRHGVTPGLEAEATGFLQSITLYSEEAPVLRGETLSSLLNETEKPHRLIDVSKEQESLAPSLWNLPDVFRRKLTAYSENYFNEVNEQNRIAGMVRYNFSNGVQISAKDILRHPLYKSVPKDLLPQPRKPDSAFDKWPLTLQRDSLFISQGLREVEEIMQVVLSNVATKLNQGQLEVYIQGKNSQKTLPVRYIDFDMSREFEWRVDFTDKETLTARFALTSPERKKPFAFFESFAFEAEEGVLAVHPWYREWSQFVQVLTDIYDDALQFSLSSQDYPRVEIEGELEAKRMVKHLRSRTIPLHITGETKVLPESQSITGIYLTENGSFHLQHEARVVGQKDLARAGWTARSSLYLHVLSEGLPYFLGADAKDVATRARGKRDWDLKLLRHLGVLQYLTLETLNWHFAGELTDGRIVEEDEIFKMVQDNIQALLVSGTGVVLARDMSLQELCSRNVLVYFDDYVSKTLAALKSSESFYSESGEVILEGAVEREFRLIYEMLKRLVSTTNGDAFKKSRTSFLSKIWNGEPEKDPTLRTGLFQFPNVRKEGSHTHDTIESLQALLPFGFKIYYKGQALQELNEDDFQVDFLLTSDASEKYFNWFELNPKFFLKGQEIDAQAMTGFGGGGVIEYDGKLYLVPKKQMPSLRRLENFWRKLQGGKTDAKAKGGIGERVYKLPRHQILELLALRASGVAIRGDHEWKKICDFYDGLGQGPRPVHIPKTVKAELKQYQEYGVQWLQDLYNLRLGALLADDMGLGKTLQTLTFLEDLRVKEELGQVLIVVPSSLIFNWQSEVQKFVPDLPLEVFTNKDRDRLGKKLFTKQDCVLITTYGLLMEHEDFLSQVHWKTLIFDEAQNLKNITTKRTSAARSLNAQFKVCLTGTPMENHYGEFYSLVDILVPGSLGKIEDFRRQFVNTEMVTREEMDDLKLKIKPLLLRRTKKEILDQLPEKQETKMSIAFEDKQMEIYRDIALSYNQKVQEAMTTNGEASVQLQMLTALLRLRQACSDPAGLPNVRYEKVPPKLETLLESISEIVESGESALVFTQFLQTLEHTARLLHEAGIPVFVLHGGVPTAQRQKILAEFNATKGGAVLVMTLKTGGVGLNLTKASYVFHLEPWWNPSVENQATDRAHRLGQSKAVQVFRYIMHESLEEKIEVLKNRKGVKFQNLFGNAESTTDLGGSASGALSKEDFDILLGLK, from the coding sequence GTGTTTCTTGCTCCTCTGAGTCTTCAAAATGTTGCTCAACTTCGCCATCCGAGTGAGCGTGTTCCCGTAGGTGAGCAGCGTGAATTCGCCGAAGGCTTGGAACTGATCGCCGATAATGGATTTGATGGTTATGAAATGCACCAAAGTCCCAGCGGTTCCATGCAGCTTAAAATCTTCATGGATGACAAAAAGGACGCGGGTCGTTGCACTGTCAAAGTTTTGCAGGACGAGACATCCGGCGTACTGGATTTTCGTTGTGACCAATGTGGCACCCGCGGCGATACTAAAATCACTTGTTCTCACCAATTTGCGGCCTATGTGATCTTGTGGCAGGCGCTGACTTTGGAAGAAGATGCTCCGGCAGATCCACGCATTGAAAAACTCGCCGAAGACCTAAGAGGCCCCAGTCAACGTTCGCGCCATGGCGTCACTCCCGGTTTGGAAGCGGAAGCGACGGGATTTCTTCAATCAATCACACTTTATTCCGAGGAAGCACCGGTTCTTCGCGGGGAGACTTTAAGTTCTCTGCTCAATGAGACCGAGAAACCACATCGCCTGATTGATGTTTCTAAGGAGCAAGAAAGCCTGGCGCCTTCTTTGTGGAATTTGCCAGATGTGTTTCGCAGAAAGCTGACAGCTTATTCTGAAAATTATTTTAACGAAGTAAATGAACAAAACCGCATTGCCGGGATGGTTCGTTATAACTTTAGCAATGGTGTGCAGATTTCTGCCAAAGATATCCTGCGCCATCCGCTGTATAAAAGTGTTCCCAAAGATTTATTGCCGCAACCGCGTAAGCCAGATTCTGCATTTGATAAATGGCCTCTGACGTTACAGCGTGACAGCCTTTTCATCAGTCAAGGCTTACGTGAAGTTGAAGAGATCATGCAAGTGGTTCTTTCTAATGTGGCGACGAAGCTGAATCAGGGACAGCTTGAAGTTTACATTCAAGGCAAGAACTCTCAAAAAACATTGCCGGTACGTTATATCGATTTCGATATGAGCCGGGAATTCGAGTGGCGCGTGGATTTTACCGACAAAGAAACGCTGACTGCTCGCTTTGCTTTGACCAGTCCCGAGCGCAAAAAGCCTTTTGCCTTTTTCGAGTCTTTTGCCTTTGAGGCAGAAGAGGGCGTTTTGGCCGTACATCCCTGGTACCGCGAGTGGAGTCAATTCGTTCAGGTTCTGACGGATATCTATGACGATGCTTTGCAATTTAGCCTGAGCTCTCAAGATTATCCACGGGTGGAGATCGAAGGGGAGCTTGAAGCGAAACGTATGGTGAAACACCTGCGTTCGCGCACGATCCCTTTGCATATCACCGGGGAAACAAAAGTTCTGCCGGAGTCGCAAAGTATCACAGGTATTTATTTAACTGAAAACGGTAGCTTTCATTTGCAACATGAAGCTCGTGTTGTGGGACAAAAGGATCTAGCCCGTGCGGGTTGGACAGCGCGTTCCTCTTTATACCTTCATGTCTTGTCTGAAGGCCTGCCATACTTTCTGGGTGCAGATGCCAAAGATGTGGCGACCCGTGCTCGTGGAAAAAGAGACTGGGATCTAAAACTTCTTCGTCACTTGGGTGTGCTTCAATATCTGACTTTGGAAACCTTGAACTGGCACTTTGCGGGTGAGCTGACCGATGGTCGTATCGTCGAGGAAGACGAAATCTTTAAAATGGTTCAAGACAACATCCAGGCCCTGTTAGTCAGTGGTACGGGCGTTGTTCTGGCTCGTGATATGTCTTTGCAGGAGCTTTGCTCGCGTAACGTTCTGGTTTATTTCGATGACTACGTTTCTAAAACTCTCGCAGCCTTAAAATCCAGCGAATCCTTTTATTCTGAATCCGGCGAAGTGATTTTAGAAGGCGCTGTCGAGCGCGAGTTCCGCCTGATCTATGAAATGCTGAAGCGTCTGGTGTCGACGACAAACGGGGATGCCTTTAAGAAATCTCGCACGTCATTCCTGTCAAAAATCTGGAATGGTGAACCCGAGAAGGATCCAACTTTGCGCACGGGATTGTTCCAATTCCCGAATGTGCGCAAAGAGGGATCTCATACGCATGATACTATTGAATCTCTTCAGGCACTTTTGCCATTCGGCTTTAAGATTTACTACAAAGGCCAGGCTCTTCAGGAATTGAATGAAGATGACTTCCAAGTGGATTTCCTTTTAACCAGCGATGCTTCCGAAAAGTATTTCAACTGGTTTGAACTTAATCCAAAGTTCTTCCTGAAAGGTCAGGAGATCGACGCTCAAGCCATGACCGGTTTCGGCGGCGGAGGAGTGATCGAGTACGACGGTAAGCTTTATCTGGTGCCTAAAAAACAAATGCCAAGCCTGCGTCGTCTGGAAAACTTCTGGCGCAAACTTCAGGGCGGCAAAACAGATGCAAAAGCCAAAGGTGGCATCGGAGAAAGAGTTTACAAACTGCCACGCCATCAGATTTTGGAACTGTTGGCATTGCGTGCTTCCGGTGTTGCAATTCGTGGGGATCACGAATGGAAAAAGATTTGCGATTTCTATGATGGATTGGGGCAGGGGCCTCGCCCGGTACATATTCCTAAGACGGTGAAGGCGGAGCTTAAACAGTATCAGGAATACGGCGTGCAGTGGTTGCAGGATCTTTATAATCTGCGCCTGGGAGCTTTGCTGGCAGACGATATGGGGTTGGGTAAAACATTGCAGACTCTGACCTTCCTGGAAGATCTGCGCGTTAAAGAAGAGCTGGGGCAGGTATTGATCGTTGTCCCATCATCCTTGATCTTTAACTGGCAAAGTGAAGTGCAAAAATTCGTTCCAGATTTGCCTTTGGAGGTCTTTACCAATAAAGACCGCGATCGCTTGGGTAAGAAACTTTTCACCAAGCAGGATTGTGTCCTGATCACAACTTACGGTCTTTTGATGGAGCACGAGGACTTCTTGTCCCAAGTTCACTGGAAGACTTTGATCTTCGATGAGGCGCAAAATCTTAAAAATATCACGACGAAACGCACCAGTGCGGCTCGTTCTTTGAATGCGCAATTTAAAGTCTGCCTGACTGGTACGCCGATGGAAAATCACTATGGCGAGTTCTATTCTTTGGTGGATATTCTGGTTCCGGGCAGCCTTGGTAAAATTGAAGACTTCCGTCGTCAGTTCGTAAATACCGAGATGGTCACGCGTGAAGAGATGGATGATCTGAAACTAAAGATCAAACCTTTGCTTCTTCGCCGTACTAAAAAAGAAATCCTGGATCAGCTTCCAGAAAAACAAGAAACTAAGATGAGCATCGCTTTTGAAGACAAGCAGATGGAAATCTATCGTGACATCGCACTGTCTTATAACCAAAAGGTTCAAGAGGCGATGACGACAAATGGTGAAGCAAGCGTGCAACTGCAAATGTTGACGGCTCTTCTTCGTTTACGTCAGGCGTGTTCGGATCCTGCAGGCTTGCCAAATGTTCGTTACGAAAAAGTCCCACCGAAATTGGAAACTTTACTGGAATCTATCAGTGAGATCGTGGAATCCGGCGAAAGTGCTTTGGTATTCACACAGTTCCTGCAAACCCTGGAACACACAGCCAGACTTCTGCATGAGGCAGGAATCCCAGTCTTTGTGCTTCACGGTGGAGTACCAACAGCACAGCGCCAAAAGATTTTGGCCGAGTTCAATGCGACGAAAGGTGGCGCCGTATTGGTGATGACTTTGAAAACGGGTGGTGTGGGTTTGAATTTGACCAAAGCCAGCTACGTCTTCCATTTAGAACCATGGTGGAATCCGTCAGTGGAAAACCAAGCAACGGACCGTGCGCACCGTTTAGGGCAAAGCAAAGCCGTTCAGGTCTTCCGCTATATCATGCATGAATCTTTAGAAGAAAAAATCGAAGTTCTGAAAAA